A DNA window from Flavisolibacter ginsenosidimutans contains the following coding sequences:
- a CDS encoding DUF1624 domain-containing protein produces MPTLLTAAPPKAPVLLSTQNEKAFRINSIDLLRGLVMVIMALDHSRDFLHTTAWTDDPLNLQTTTPLLFFTRWITHFCAPVFVFLAGSSIYFQSGRKTKKDLSLFLLKRGLWLLFIEIVIINLAFSFDLTYNTIGLQTIWSIGISMICMAAIIWLPFKAILALGLVIILGHNGLDFYEKGHDNNYNPVYLFLHHPGMLHLGASHNILVLYPFLSWVGLMTMGYCFGRLFMRYEGAARRQMLLRLGFGVIAFFIVLRAINIYGNPEHWTQQKNVLYTIMSFIDVHKYPPSLLYMCVTIGPALLFLAAAEGAKGTLSKVITVYGRVPFFYYVLHFFLLHAVATVFFFASGHTMAETKDLPLLVPKFIIPGQGYSLAVVYAVWLSVVAFLYPLCKWFSDYKQTHRDWWLSYL; encoded by the coding sequence ATGCCAACGCTTCTTACCGCCGCGCCACCAAAGGCTCCCGTCCTTCTATCAACGCAAAACGAAAAAGCTTTCCGCATCAACAGCATTGATCTTTTGCGCGGGCTGGTGATGGTGATTATGGCGCTTGATCACAGCCGCGACTTTTTGCACACCACCGCCTGGACCGACGATCCGCTGAACCTGCAAACGACTACCCCCTTGCTTTTCTTCACGCGGTGGATAACACATTTCTGTGCGCCGGTGTTTGTGTTCCTTGCGGGCAGCTCCATTTATTTTCAATCGGGACGAAAAACAAAAAAGGACCTAAGCTTGTTTTTGTTGAAGAGGGGTTTGTGGCTTCTCTTCATTGAAATCGTCATCATTAATCTGGCCTTCAGTTTTGATCTCACCTACAACACCATCGGCCTGCAAACCATCTGGTCCATTGGCATTAGCATGATTTGTATGGCCGCCATTATTTGGTTGCCTTTTAAGGCCATCCTTGCTTTGGGATTGGTCATTATCCTCGGGCACAACGGTCTTGACTTTTACGAAAAAGGCCACGACAATAACTACAATCCTGTTTATCTTTTTCTACACCATCCCGGCATGTTGCACCTCGGTGCTTCGCACAACATTTTGGTGCTTTATCCTTTCTTATCATGGGTGGGTTTGATGACGATGGGCTATTGTTTTGGACGATTGTTTATGCGGTACGAAGGCGCAGCGCGGCGGCAAATGCTGCTTCGTTTAGGCTTTGGCGTGATTGCTTTCTTCATTGTTTTAAGAGCCATCAACATTTACGGCAATCCCGAACACTGGACACAGCAAAAAAATGTTCTTTACACCATCATGTCGTTTATTGACGTACACAAATACCCGCCATCGCTTTTGTACATGTGCGTCACCATTGGCCCGGCACTTTTGTTTTTGGCAGCAGCCGAAGGCGCAAAGGGAACGTTGTCGAAAGTGATTACTGTTTACGGTCGCGTGCCTTTCTTTTATTACGTGCTTCACTTTTTTTTGCTGCACGCCGTGGCTACCGTTTTCTTTTTTGCCAGCGGACATACAATGGCCGAAACGAAAGACCTTCCGCTGCTTGTTCCCAAATTTATTATTCCCGGGCAAGGTTATTCCCTGGCCGTTGTGTATGCCGTTTGGCTAAGCGTGGTTGCGTTTCTTTATCCGTTGTGCAAATGGTTTAGCGATTACAAGCAAACGCACCGCGATTGGTGGTTGAGTTACCTGTAA